A single window of Caldimicrobium thiodismutans DNA harbors:
- the pabB gene encoding aminodeoxychorismate synthase component I has protein sequence MFGNFLWVSAKKIPYEEYFFLEPEDEILLQANASLEEIEEFFKILQSKVKKGFYALGFLTYELGYLFEKRLLPLFRKSDLPLAHFVLFKTMQKKLLFPMEGTPLYKIESLIFDLTFEEYLQAIQKIKKYIASGDTYQVNFTAKFKFTFQGDPWELFWALLFSQRCEYACFFRTPSYTLISLSPELFLQKKGERLYSAPMKGTIKRGFRLEEDQRKRRILRGDLKTRAENVMILDLLRNDLGRVSKAGSVWAKEVFKIKTYPSLHQMISGVTGRLKSNSLFEIMQALFPCGSVTGAPKIRTMEIIAELEKEPRNLYTGAMGYITPEGDFTFNVAIRSAYLKPINENFYTGELGVGAGIVWDSNPRDEYEETRLKANFFLCPLPYFKLFETFLWGKDFPGLYFHYQRLKRSAKFFAFKIPEELKSFERFHAFLKENLPQEDFPLRVRFTLSPEGKTEFFVEKMDAPCWAENLKVGLVKRKNPRSVFHFHKTTQREEYDLWRERAQALGFNEIIFYNEKTELLEGTISNVFVKIGDKYLTPPVELGLLPGVLREALIKEGLAKEEIIKIENLAENEFWIGNSLRGLGKVKEWVIL, from the coding sequence ATGTTTGGAAACTTCCTCTGGGTCTCAGCAAAGAAAATTCCCTATGAAGAATATTTCTTTTTAGAGCCTGAGGATGAAATACTTTTGCAGGCTAATGCATCCCTTGAGGAGATAGAGGAATTTTTTAAAATTCTCCAGAGTAAAGTTAAAAAGGGGTTTTATGCCCTTGGATTTTTAACCTATGAGCTTGGCTATCTTTTTGAAAAAAGATTACTTCCTCTATTCCGCAAATCAGATCTTCCTTTAGCCCATTTTGTCCTCTTTAAAACCATGCAAAAAAAACTCCTTTTTCCCATGGAGGGAACTCCTTTATATAAGATAGAATCTCTTATTTTTGATTTGACCTTTGAAGAGTATCTTCAGGCTATTCAAAAGATTAAAAAATACATAGCCTCTGGGGACACCTATCAGGTTAATTTTACAGCCAAGTTTAAGTTTACTTTTCAGGGAGATCCCTGGGAGCTCTTTTGGGCCCTTCTTTTTTCTCAGAGATGTGAATATGCCTGTTTTTTTAGAACTCCTTCCTATACGCTCATCTCTTTATCTCCGGAGCTTTTTTTACAAAAGAAAGGGGAAAGGCTCTATAGTGCCCCCATGAAAGGAACTATTAAAAGAGGTTTTCGGTTAGAAGAGGATCAAAGAAAGAGGCGGATTTTGAGGGGGGATTTAAAGACCCGAGCAGAAAATGTTATGATTCTTGATCTTTTGAGAAATGACCTGGGGAGGGTCTCCAAGGCAGGGTCAGTTTGGGCTAAAGAAGTCTTTAAAATTAAAACTTATCCAAGTCTTCATCAAATGATCTCGGGGGTCACAGGTAGGCTTAAAAGTAATTCTCTTTTTGAGATAATGCAGGCCCTTTTTCCCTGTGGCTCTGTAACAGGAGCTCCAAAGATTCGCACTATGGAGATTATTGCAGAACTTGAGAAGGAACCTCGCAATCTCTATACCGGGGCTATGGGCTATATCACCCCAGAGGGAGATTTTACCTTTAATGTGGCCATAAGATCAGCTTATTTAAAACCTATTAATGAAAATTTTTATACTGGAGAACTCGGGGTTGGGGCAGGTATTGTCTGGGATAGCAACCCAAGGGATGAATATGAGGAAACAAGGCTAAAAGCTAATTTTTTCTTATGCCCCCTGCCTTATTTTAAACTTTTTGAGACCTTTCTCTGGGGAAAAGATTTTCCAGGGCTCTATTTTCATTATCAGAGATTAAAGCGGTCAGCAAAGTTCTTTGCCTTTAAAATACCTGAGGAACTTAAAAGCTTTGAAAGATTTCACGCCTTTTTAAAGGAGAATCTTCCCCAAGAAGACTTTCCCCTACGAGTTAGGTTCACTTTATCTCCTGAGGGTAAAACAGAGTTTTTTGTGGAAAAAATGGATGCACCTTGCTGGGCTGAGAACTTAAAGGTTGGTTTAGTGAAGCGAAAAAACCCAAGAAGTGTTTTTCACTTTCATAAGACCACGCAGAGAGAAGAATATGACCTTTGGAGAGAAAGGGCTCAAGCCTTAGGTTTTAATGAGATTATTTTTTATAATGAAAAAACAGAACTTCTTGAGGGCACTATTTCTAATGTTTTTGTAAAAATAGGAGATAAATATTTAACACCACCTGTTGAATTAGGGCTTTTACCTGGAGTATTAAGGGAGGCTCTGATTAAAGAGGGGCTTGCTAAAGAAGAAATTATAAAAATTGAAAATCTTGCTGAGAATGAGTTCTGGATTGGAAATTCTTTACGAGGGCTTGGTAAAGTAAAAGAATGGGTTATACTATAG
- the ileS gene encoding isoleucine--tRNA ligase yields the protein MDWKDTLNLPRTDFPMKANLTEREPEFLRFWEENSIYNKMLEKRQKSPSFILHDGPPYANGHIHLGTALNKILKDIIIKSKTLFGFYAPYVPGWDCHGLPIEINVEKELKVKRGELPPLTIREACRRYAERFINIQREEFKRLGVLGKWEVPYLTMSPEYEAVIAREFLRFLESGQVYRRKKPVFWCPTCVTALAEAEVEYEPHTSPSIFVKFPLTDETKTTLEKKLGLKIDKPLYILIWTTTPWTLPANLALAFNPDFDYIIIEIKGELLILAEGRLSALCAELNCNLPPILARFRPDFLEGQKAKHPFYSRESLIILADFVTLETGTGIVHIAPGHGEEDYLVGLRYGLEVYTPVDVEGRFYKDLPLVGGLKLDEANEVILDELKRKGHLLYSDKISHSYPHCWRCKKPVIFRAEDQWFISMTARDLRKKALESLDKVRFIPAWGRNRLESMLERRPDWCISRQRVWGVPITVFKCSNCGEYLKDYRYYEKTIALFEEKGCDLWFETPVERLLPEGTTCPACGASTFEKEKDILDVWFDSGVSFAGVLEKRKELKFPAQLYLEGSDQHRGWFQSSLLCSVGTRDIPPYEAILTHGFVVDGKGRKMSKSLGNVIHPQDIIKKYGAEILRLWVSAEDYRDDIKISQEILDRLVETYRKIRNTCRFLLGNLYDFNPASHLIPFDRLPSFERYILHRLSESLKKIKRAYENFEFHLVTYEIHRFCTVELSSLYIDINRDYLYCETKDSFKRRATQTVLYYALDTLVKVMAPILSFTAEEIWQFLPYPKEEKSVFLADFPELNFEITEGELKHWKEVLLLREEFLKALEIARKDAKVIGSSLAAEVYYLAPGEYKELLSNKDFWEYFLMVANFEEGELFNEGIAYTSEEIKGLRIFIKETTYRKCERCWQRRPEVGTLENQELCKRCFEVVNASF from the coding sequence ATGGATTGGAAGGATACCCTAAATTTACCCAGAACGGATTTTCCCATGAAGGCTAATCTTACAGAAAGAGAGCCAGAGTTTTTGCGCTTTTGGGAGGAAAACTCTATTTATAATAAAATGCTTGAAAAAAGACAAAAGAGCCCTTCTTTTATTCTGCACGATGGGCCTCCCTATGCTAATGGACACATTCACTTAGGGACAGCCTTGAACAAAATCCTTAAGGATATAATTATCAAAAGTAAGACCCTTTTTGGTTTCTATGCTCCCTATGTGCCTGGCTGGGACTGTCATGGATTGCCCATTGAAATCAATGTAGAAAAAGAGCTTAAAGTGAAAAGAGGAGAGCTTCCTCCTTTAACCATACGGGAGGCCTGCCGCAGGTATGCTGAAAGGTTTATTAATATCCAGAGGGAGGAATTCAAAAGACTTGGGGTCTTAGGAAAATGGGAGGTTCCTTATCTTACCATGAGTCCTGAATACGAGGCAGTGATTGCCCGAGAATTTTTAAGGTTTCTGGAATCAGGGCAGGTCTACCGGAGAAAAAAACCTGTTTTTTGGTGCCCCACTTGTGTTACCGCTTTAGCTGAAGCTGAGGTTGAATATGAACCTCATACCTCTCCCTCCATCTTTGTTAAATTTCCTCTTACTGATGAAACCAAGACTACCCTTGAAAAGAAACTTGGCCTTAAAATAGATAAACCCCTTTACATCCTTATCTGGACAACTACTCCCTGGACCTTACCGGCAAATTTAGCCTTAGCCTTTAATCCTGATTTTGATTATATTATAATTGAAATTAAAGGAGAGCTTTTGATCCTTGCTGAAGGTAGACTCTCAGCCCTTTGTGCTGAGTTAAACTGTAATTTACCTCCCATTTTAGCTCGCTTTAGGCCAGATTTTCTTGAAGGCCAGAAAGCTAAACATCCCTTTTACTCAAGAGAGTCTCTTATTATTCTCGCAGATTTTGTTACCCTTGAGACAGGAACGGGAATTGTTCACATTGCCCCAGGGCATGGTGAAGAGGACTATCTGGTTGGTCTTCGTTATGGCCTTGAGGTTTACACACCTGTTGATGTAGAGGGAAGATTCTATAAGGACCTTCCTTTAGTTGGGGGCCTTAAACTTGATGAGGCCAATGAGGTTATTTTGGATGAGTTAAAAAGAAAGGGGCATCTTCTTTACTCTGACAAGATTTCCCATAGTTATCCCCATTGCTGGAGATGTAAGAAACCCGTTATTTTCAGAGCAGAAGACCAGTGGTTTATCTCTATGACAGCCAGAGATTTAAGAAAAAAGGCCTTAGAGAGCCTGGATAAGGTAAGATTTATCCCTGCCTGGGGAAGAAATCGCCTTGAAAGTATGCTTGAGAGAAGGCCAGACTGGTGTATTTCACGGCAGAGGGTCTGGGGGGTTCCCATAACCGTTTTTAAGTGTAGTAACTGCGGAGAGTATCTGAAAGATTACAGATATTATGAAAAAACTATTGCCCTTTTTGAGGAAAAGGGCTGTGACCTCTGGTTTGAGACCCCTGTTGAAAGGCTCTTGCCTGAAGGAACAACCTGTCCCGCCTGTGGAGCTTCAACCTTTGAAAAGGAAAAAGATATCTTAGATGTATGGTTTGACTCAGGGGTATCTTTTGCAGGGGTCCTTGAAAAAAGAAAGGAACTTAAATTTCCAGCTCAACTTTATCTTGAAGGCTCAGACCAACATCGGGGATGGTTCCAGAGCTCTCTTCTTTGCTCAGTTGGAACAAGGGATATTCCTCCTTATGAGGCTATACTAACCCATGGCTTTGTAGTAGATGGTAAAGGAAGGAAGATGTCTAAAAGTTTGGGAAATGTTATACATCCTCAGGATATAATTAAAAAATATGGAGCGGAAATATTACGCCTTTGGGTTTCAGCTGAAGATTATCGGGATGATATAAAAATTTCTCAAGAAATTTTAGATCGTTTAGTGGAGACCTATCGTAAGATAAGAAATACCTGTAGATTTCTGCTTGGGAATCTCTATGACTTCAATCCCGCTTCCCATCTTATTCCCTTTGACAGGCTCCCCTCCTTTGAAAGATATATTCTCCATAGATTATCAGAAAGCCTTAAGAAGATAAAAAGGGCTTACGAAAATTTTGAATTTCACTTAGTTACTTATGAGATTCATCGCTTTTGCACAGTTGAGCTTTCTTCTCTCTATATTGATATCAATCGGGATTACCTTTATTGTGAGACTAAAGATAGTTTTAAAAGAAGGGCTACCCAGACTGTCCTTTATTATGCCCTGGATACCTTGGTAAAGGTTATGGCACCCATTCTTTCCTTTACTGCTGAAGAGATCTGGCAATTCTTACCCTATCCAAAAGAGGAAAAATCTGTATTTTTGGCAGATTTTCCTGAATTGAACTTTGAGATAACTGAAGGAGAGTTAAAACATTGGAAAGAGGTCTTGCTTTTGAGAGAGGAATTTCTCAAAGCCCTTGAAATCGCAAGAAAAGATGCCAAGGTTATTGGAAGCTCCTTAGCTGCAGAGGTTTATTATTTAGCACCCGGGGAGTATAAGGAACTTCTTTCTAATAAGGACTTCTGGGAATATTTTTTAATGGTTGCCAATTTTGAGGAGGGAGAACTTTTTAACGAGGGCATAGCCTATACATCAGAAGAGATAAAGGGTTTAAGGATTTTTATTAAGGAGACCACTTATAGAAAATGTGAAAGATGCTGGCAGAGACGACCTGAAGTAGGAACCCTCGAAAATCAAGAACTCTGTAAGAGGTGCTTTGAGGTGGTGAATGCTTCTTTCTAA
- a CDS encoding ATP-binding protein: protein MEKKLPIGISSFEKIRSEPYYYVDKTPFVAKLVEEGTYYFLSRPRRFGKSLFVDTLKQAFLGRKELFQGLYLEKHWDWSVKYPVIHIDFGGRTLKGEEHLITYILEQLEKNQETLGVSCSKKTQYDSCFEELILKSYEKYKQKVVVLVDEYDKPILDCIEDRETAKAIRDVLKNFYSVLKPLDAYLKFVFLTGVSKFSKVSLFSGLNQLRDITISKEYATICGYTQEELEEVFGEELQDKDLKLIKCWYNGYSWLGEPLYNPFDVLLYLEEKKFHPYWFETGTPSFLIKLLLEKRFYLPELEDLTATDDLIGSFDLDYIEPENLLFQVGYLTIKETIEEEGLILYKLSYPNKEVKISLNRVLFSYFTQLSSERPRLSLKMIEAVRERDFEKMKKVLESLYAGIPHDWFRKNELFRYEGYYASCFYAFLCGSGLEVIPEDITNKGQIDLTVLYRERVYLFEFKVVEGEETEAKALAQLKEKGYHKKYEGSFKEIYLIGIEFSSGGRNIKGYFWEKLN, encoded by the coding sequence ATGGAGAAAAAACTTCCCATTGGAATTTCAAGCTTTGAAAAGATTAGAAGTGAACCCTATTATTATGTGGATAAGACTCCTTTTGTTGCAAAGCTTGTTGAAGAGGGAACTTATTATTTTCTCTCTCGCCCGAGGAGATTTGGAAAATCCCTTTTTGTGGATACCCTGAAACAGGCTTTCCTTGGAAGAAAAGAGCTTTTCCAGGGGCTCTATCTTGAGAAACACTGGGACTGGAGTGTTAAATATCCTGTTATTCATATTGATTTTGGGGGAAGAACCCTCAAAGGAGAGGAACATTTAATAACTTATATTCTTGAACAGCTTGAGAAAAATCAAGAAACCCTTGGAGTCTCCTGTTCAAAGAAAACACAATATGATAGCTGTTTTGAGGAATTAATTCTTAAAAGTTATGAGAAGTATAAGCAAAAAGTTGTAGTTCTTGTTGATGAGTATGATAAACCCATTCTTGATTGCATTGAGGATAGAGAAACCGCAAAGGCAATAAGAGATGTCCTCAAGAACTTTTATAGTGTTCTTAAGCCCCTTGATGCTTATTTAAAATTTGTTTTCCTAACGGGAGTTTCCAAATTCTCAAAGGTTTCTCTTTTTTCAGGGCTAAATCAGTTAAGAGACATTACTATAAGCAAGGAGTATGCAACTATCTGCGGATACACTCAAGAAGAGCTTGAAGAGGTCTTTGGAGAAGAACTACAAGATAAAGACTTAAAGCTTATTAAATGCTGGTATAATGGTTATTCCTGGCTTGGAGAGCCTCTCTATAATCCCTTTGATGTCCTTCTCTATTTAGAGGAAAAAAAATTCCACCCCTACTGGTTTGAAACTGGGACTCCAAGTTTTCTTATAAAGCTTCTTCTTGAGAAGCGTTTTTATCTTCCCGAGCTTGAAGACCTAACTGCAACTGATGACCTTATTGGCTCTTTTGACCTTGACTATATTGAACCAGAAAACCTTCTCTTTCAGGTGGGTTATTTGACCATTAAAGAAACTATTGAAGAGGAAGGGTTAATTCTCTATAAGCTTTCTTATCCGAATAAAGAGGTAAAGATTAGTTTAAATAGAGTTCTTTTTTCTTATTTTACTCAGCTCAGTTCAGAAAGACCAAGGCTATCTCTTAAGATGATTGAGGCAGTGAGGGAGAGGGATTTTGAGAAGATGAAGAAGGTTCTTGAGAGTCTTTATGCAGGGATACCCCATGATTGGTTCAGGAAGAATGAGCTTTTTCGTTATGAGGGGTATTATGCAAGTTGTTTTTATGCCTTTTTGTGTGGGTCAGGGCTTGAGGTGATACCTGAGGATATAACAAATAAGGGGCAGATAGATTTGACGGTGCTATACAGAGAAAGAGTTTATCTTTTTGAGTTCAAGGTGGTTGAGGGAGAAGAGACAGAAGCTAAAGCCTTAGCTCAACTTAAGGAGAAGGGGTATCATAAGAAATATGAGGGTTCATTCAAAGAGATTTATCTTATAGGGATTGAATTTTCTTCAGGGGGGAGGAATATCAAGGGCTATTTCTGGGAAAAATTAAATTAA
- a CDS encoding flagellar hook-length control protein FliK — MKVINNLFSLSPEGQIPGYGSMQEGLFLQDFLILLFAYLNQGEPTLSTNPNLTKEVSLSLKNNDSITDKLPSLSNTQQFFLKDIENSISNHLTQLPLPDFVFNTSGDLKNSSQLIKKFTLNEEWKYFGDEFSNLSLYIAFTMILLERFFSYDSYKLNTNQESQGSPMNNFPEKGFLLSTLNFDSHQIQDQVKEVLTSIERNIRQIDTEKIENFFETFSSLNKLSGETQDFLKSYFETLRAEIKEGYNLHENLNLTKIKDSFSQLSDKAKEEIKGLIQQAKEEVKEVILQEKGIGSNPHEVSLQRFWLSGDGKPLLLKVKTFSVKEDFSSDSKQQVLIQNPVDFYLKGKEVNSQAEAFFQENRVLSPKVQAGEIHHFVRELTIEIVPSGERRAIVQLEPPELGKMELEVKVQNGEVEVHARVEKLETLSHLQQDFSQIKTQLEDLGLRLKDFQISLGLSPEGKNFGNGEEKGNQRKGNKFGEGVITQVEGGEDKSPLYHQGRLYRIV; from the coding sequence ATGAAGGTGATAAATAATCTTTTTTCACTTAGTCCTGAAGGCCAAATTCCTGGATATGGTTCAATGCAAGAAGGCCTGTTTCTTCAGGATTTTTTAATCCTTTTATTTGCTTATTTAAATCAAGGTGAGCCTACTCTATCAACCAATCCAAATCTTACTAAAGAGGTCTCTCTAAGCCTAAAAAACAACGATTCCATAACTGACAAATTGCCATCTCTCTCTAATACCCAGCAATTTTTCCTTAAAGATATTGAGAATTCAATATCTAATCATCTTACCCAATTACCCCTTCCTGATTTTGTCTTTAATACTTCTGGTGATCTAAAAAATTCATCTCAATTAATTAAAAAATTTACTCTAAATGAAGAATGGAAATATTTTGGAGATGAATTTTCCAATCTTTCATTATACATAGCCTTTACCATGATATTGCTTGAGAGATTTTTCAGTTATGATTCTTATAAGTTAAATACTAATCAGGAAAGTCAGGGATCTCCAATGAATAATTTTCCTGAAAAAGGGTTTTTATTAAGCACTTTAAATTTTGATTCCCATCAAATTCAAGATCAAGTTAAAGAGGTGCTTACTTCTATAGAGAGAAATATTAGACAAATTGATACAGAAAAAATAGAAAACTTTTTTGAAACTTTTAGTTCTTTAAATAAACTATCAGGTGAGACCCAAGACTTTTTAAAAAGCTATTTTGAGACACTAAGGGCTGAGATAAAAGAAGGGTATAACCTGCATGAAAATTTAAATCTTACAAAGATTAAAGATAGTTTTTCTCAGCTTTCAGATAAAGCAAAGGAGGAGATAAAAGGTCTTATTCAGCAGGCAAAGGAGGAGGTAAAAGAGGTTATCCTTCAGGAGAAAGGAATAGGTAGCAACCCACATGAGGTATCTTTGCAGAGGTTTTGGTTATCAGGGGATGGGAAGCCTCTTCTTTTAAAGGTAAAAACTTTTTCTGTTAAGGAAGATTTTTCATCTGATTCTAAACAGCAGGTTTTAATTCAGAATCCAGTGGATTTTTATTTAAAGGGAAAGGAGGTCAACAGCCAGGCAGAGGCTTTTTTCCAGGAAAACAGGGTATTGTCACCTAAGGTGCAGGCTGGAGAGATTCATCACTTTGTAAGGGAATTAACTATTGAGATAGTGCCTTCCGGGGAAAGAAGGGCAATTGTTCAGCTTGAGCCACCTGAACTTGGAAAGATGGAACTTGAAGTCAAGGTGCAGAATGGAGAGGTTGAGGTGCATGCCCGTGTAGAAAAACTTGAGACCCTCTCTCATCTTCAGCAAGATTTTTCCCAGATTAAGACCCAACTTGAGGATCTGGGCTTAAGGCTTAAGGATTTCCAGATTTCCCTCGGGCTTTCTCCAGAGGGGAAAAATTTTGGTAATGGTGAGGAAAAGGGTAATCAGAGAAAGGGTAATAAATTCGGTGAGGGGGTTATTACTCAGGTTGAGGGTGGAGAGGACAAAAGTCCTCTTTATCATCAGGGAAGATTATATCGCATAGTTTAA
- a CDS encoding 3-isopropylmalate dehydrogenase, with product MSQRTYQIAVMPGDGTGPEVIREGVKVLEAVARRFNLKFNWNYFDWGGDRYLKTGETIPAGGIEELKKHDAIYLGAIGHPDVKPGILEKEILLRTRFELDQYVNLRPVKLYPGVWTPIKDKGPEDIDFVVVRENTEGLYAGGGGFLRKGTPYEVAVQESINTRMGVERCIRFAFEYCRKRNKKKKVTLVGKTNVLTFAWDLWWRVFQEVGEEYPDIEKDYAHVDATCMWFVKNPEWFDVIVTDNMFGDIITDLGAMIQGGMGIAAGGNINPQGVSMFEPIGGSAPKYTGKNVINPLAAICAGMMMLEWLGEKFKDQALVDASSAIEKAVIKVCRDHLKSLSAGKMGYTTQEVGDLVAKYSEEGVDL from the coding sequence ATGAGTCAAAGAACTTATCAGATTGCCGTTATGCCTGGTGATGGGACTGGCCCAGAGGTCATTCGGGAAGGGGTCAAAGTTCTCGAGGCTGTAGCCAGAAGATTTAACCTCAAGTTTAATTGGAATTATTTTGACTGGGGTGGAGATAGATATCTTAAAACAGGAGAAACTATTCCTGCAGGGGGTATAGAGGAGCTTAAAAAGCATGATGCCATCTATCTTGGTGCCATTGGCCATCCTGATGTTAAACCAGGAATCCTTGAAAAAGAAATACTTCTTAGAACCCGTTTTGAACTTGACCAGTATGTTAATTTAAGGCCTGTAAAGCTTTACCCCGGGGTATGGACTCCCATTAAGGATAAAGGTCCCGAAGATATAGATTTTGTTGTAGTAAGAGAAAATACCGAAGGTCTTTATGCTGGAGGAGGGGGCTTTTTGAGAAAGGGGACTCCTTATGAGGTTGCAGTGCAAGAGTCCATCAATACTCGCATGGGAGTGGAAAGATGCATCCGTTTTGCATTTGAATATTGCCGAAAGAGAAACAAGAAGAAAAAGGTAACCCTTGTGGGGAAGACTAATGTTTTGACCTTTGCCTGGGATCTCTGGTGGAGGGTCTTTCAGGAGGTTGGTGAAGAGTATCCAGATATTGAAAAAGATTATGCTCATGTGGATGCCACTTGTATGTGGTTTGTGAAAAATCCGGAGTGGTTTGATGTGATTGTAACCGATAATATGTTTGGGGATATTATTACAGATCTCGGAGCTATGATCCAGGGAGGAATGGGAATTGCGGCAGGGGGAAATATTAATCCCCAGGGAGTCTCAATGTTTGAACCGATTGGAGGATCTGCCCCCAAATATACGGGTAAGAATGTGATTAATCCACTGGCTGCTATTTGTGCAGGTATGATGATGCTTGAATGGCTTGGGGAAAAGTTTAAAGATCAGGCCTTAGTGGATGCCTCTTCAGCTATAGAAAAGGCAGTAATTAAGGTTTGTAGAGATCACTTAAAGAGTCTTTCAGCAGGAAAAATGGGCTATACAACTCAAGAGGTTGGAGATTTAGTTGCTAAATACTCCGAAGAAGGAGTTGATCTATAA
- a CDS encoding flagellar hook assembly protein FlgD, whose product MAVINNIDEKTGQPANLSRIPKKVLDKEAFMQLFITQLQYQDPMKPIENHEMALQLAAFNQVDQLMNLNDKLSQMVDLYKANEYTLFANLVGKEVKIEGNTVRVENGKFLGAEFELSNPANTALVTIRNAQGQIIKTMPLYNLPQGINRVDWDGTDDRGNPVPDGNYKISITIGTGDNAQSVTPVVIARITGATLGDKPTLKVNDIETISLDKIKEILGR is encoded by the coding sequence ATGGCGGTTATAAATAACATTGATGAAAAGACAGGACAGCCAGCTAATCTTTCAAGGATCCCTAAGAAAGTGCTTGATAAAGAGGCCTTTATGCAGCTTTTTATCACCCAGCTTCAGTATCAGGACCCAATGAAACCCATTGAGAATCACGAAATGGCTTTACAACTGGCAGCCTTCAATCAGGTGGATCAACTTATGAATCTAAATGACAAGCTTTCTCAAATGGTGGATTTATATAAAGCTAATGAGTATACCCTTTTTGCTAATCTTGTTGGGAAAGAAGTTAAGATTGAAGGTAATACAGTAAGAGTGGAAAATGGGAAATTTCTTGGTGCAGAATTTGAGCTTTCTAATCCAGCTAATACTGCCCTTGTTACCATAAGGAATGCCCAGGGCCAGATCATAAAGACTATGCCCCTTTACAATCTCCCACAAGGCATAAATAGGGTTGACTGGGATGGAACTGACGATAGAGGTAATCCAGTGCCAGATGGAAATTATAAAATTTCTATAACTATTGGAACGGGAGATAATGCTCAGAGTGTAACGCCAGTTGTTATAGCGAGGATTACAGGAGCTACTCTTGGAGACAAACCTACGCTTAAGGTAAACGATATTGAGACTATTAGTCTTGATAAAATAAAGGAGATTTTAGGGAGGTAA
- the lspA gene encoding signal peptidase II yields MLLSKMKSFYLSALVVFILDRVTKYLILKAGDFYYEVLPFLSLLKVWNKGIAFGFMGANPNLFSTLLLIAIPIILIFLLLFAQKADTNSKIAFGMIFGGGLGNWLDRMTFGAVLDFIDIHLGRFHWPAFNIADAGISFGLILLIVSYVFKDYRK; encoded by the coding sequence ATGCTTCTTTCTAAAATGAAATCCTTTTATCTTTCAGCCCTTGTGGTTTTTATATTAGATAGGGTGACTAAGTATTTAATCCTCAAGGCGGGTGATTTCTATTATGAGGTCTTACCTTTTTTAAGCCTTCTTAAGGTCTGGAATAAAGGCATTGCCTTTGGTTTTATGGGAGCTAATCCTAACCTTTTTTCAACCCTCCTTTTAATAGCTATCCCTATAATATTAATTTTTTTATTGCTCTTTGCCCAAAAAGCCGATACTAATAGTAAAATAGCCTTTGGAATGATCTTTGGGGGTGGTCTTGGAAACTGGTTAGACCGAATGACCTTTGGAGCAGTGCTTGATTTTATTGATATTCACCTGGGTAGATTCCATTGGCCAGCTTTCAATATTGCAGATGCAGGGATTTCTTTTGGATTAATCCTTTTAATAGTGAGCTATGTATTTAAGGATTATAGAAAATAA